The Nostoc sp. 'Peltigera membranacea cyanobiont' N6 genome contains the following window.
TCTGCTGTATGAGAGCGATTTTTACTCAGGTGTCCAATCGGATCGCCTTTTTCTACGCCTTCACTCCAAATGGGATCGAGTGCCGTGAAGCACTGCGGCAGGATCTGCTCAACTACGTAGGGGATATACCCTGGCTTGACTCCCTTCAGGGCGGCGAAGGCAGTTTTCAAAGCAATACCGCTCATACCTGACTTGGATGCCAGCTGTACTTCTATCATGTTGCAACATTCATCTATGACCATAGCCTTTTTGGTCGGGTTTGAAAGTCCTTCGTTAAGTCCCATTTCACTTTTCCTTATCTAAGTACTTAATTTCTATTCGACTAACTTTTTTAGCAAGCAGGAAATTACAGAAAATGGTATCAAAGTTGGAGGATGTTATGAACATTACGCTCTCACTACTTAAGTAGGACTTACGCAAAAGTTAACGCCCTAGGGGCAATTCATGAATTGCTCTAAGAAGAAAATTTTTCTTTTTGGCTATTGTTTGCGTAAGTCTTATTAAGGCTTCACCCATAATGCAATACGCTTGGATTCAGCCAGTACTCTTTGTCAAAGCCATTTTCTAGCGGGTTTAGGGGAAAGGGTCAATCATAAAATTTAGGTTATCCCATCTTGCTGAGACCTGAGTTGTGCCTCTGGCAGACTTGAACCAGAAGGTAAAGCCCTATGTTCAGATGCCGAAGTTCCATCTGGAGAATCTGGAGGCTTTGAACCACCCGATCGCTTCCGAGAAAATATAGCCTGAGCCAACGTCTTGACTAAGATGTACAAAATTGGCACTAGGAACAAACTCAAGAATGTCGCAAGCAGCAGTCCCCCAAAAAGCGCTGTTCCTAAAGACCAACGGCTGCTGGCTCCAGCCCCTTGAGAGATCACCAAGGGCAAAAATCCTAACAACGCTGCAAAGGAAGTCATTAAGATGGGTCGCAGACGTTCTTCCCCGGCTTTTACCGCCGCTCGCGTGTAGCTCATACCTTGCTCGTGCAATTGATTGGCAAATTCCACGACTAAAATCGCGTTCTTTGCGGCTAGACCAATCAAAGTTACTAAACCGACTTGGCAATAGATATCATCTACAACTTTGGGGAAGAGGCTATCTGCCATGAATATATTGGAACGTAGCCAAATCGCGGTCATCGCTCCCAAAACTGCTAGGGGAACTGTCAGCAAAATAATGATCGGGTCAACGTAGCTTTCATACTGAGCCGATAGCACCAGAAAGACAATAACGATCGCTAAGGCAAAAATCAAGCCCGTAGATCCCCCTGATGTCTTTTCCTGGAGATAAGTCCCTGTCCACTCGTAACCAAAACCTTGAGGTAAGACCTCTGCTGCTACTTGCTCCATCGCTTTAATCGCTTCTCCCGAACTAGAACCGGGAGCCGGAGCGCCTTGTACTTTGATTGACCTATACAAGTTATAATGCGAGATGGTTTTCGGCCCGACAAAGGGAGTAACTGTCACCAAATTGCTCAATGGAATCATTGCCCCACTTGCAGAGCGAACATACAGCTTGCCAATATCATCTGGATTAGAACGGAAAACTCCATCCGCTTGCACATATACCCGATACTGTCGCTGTCCCTGTACAAAGTCATTCACATATTGCGACCCCAAGTAACTTTGCAATGTCCCAAAGATGTCGTTGAGTTCGACATTTAGAGCTTTTGCTTGGTTACGGTTCACTTGGATGTCAAACTGAGGAGTGTCGGCGGTAAACTGAGTGAAGACTCTTTGTAAAACAGGCTTTTTATTTGCCGCCGCAATGAATTTTTGAGCAGTATCAACCAGGGTTTGAATTGGCGCACTTCCAGTTTTGTCTTGAATGATAAACTCAAAACCACCCGTACTACTTAACCCTCTAACCGGAGGCGCATTCACAGCGATCGCTCTGGCTTCTGTAATTGCAGAGAGCTTTTGGTTCAACCTCTGAAGTATTCCATAGACAGACTCAGATTCTTTAGTTCTCTCTTTCCAGGGTTTTAGGTTCGCAAAGGCAATGCCTAAATTAGAAGCATTGCCATCGAAACCAAAGCCACTGATCATAAAACTAGCTCTAACTTCGGGAGCCGATGTTACTTCTTTGACAACCTTGTTCATTACAGATTCGGTATATTTCAAAGAAACCCCATCAGGCCCCTGGACAACGACAAAGAAGTAACCTTGATCTTCCTCTGGAATAAATCCGGTAGGTACTGCTCTATACATCAAAACCGTTGCGACTAAACCAGTAATAAAAACCCCAATTACAATCGGTTTGATATGGGTGAGGTAACTAACAAACCCGACATATCGGCGTGTGAACCAGCTAAATCCCCGATTAAACTGCGTAAAAAACCACCCCAAAGGGCCCCGTGGAGTCTGAGCCGGGCGCATGAGGATGGCTGCCATACTTGGGGAGAAGGTTAAAGCATTGAAGGTGGAAATGGCAATGGAGCAAGCAACGGTTAACGCAAATTGTTTGTAGACAATCCCAGTAGTGCCTGGAATGAATGCAACTGGAATAAATACCGCCATGAGTACAAGTGAAGTGGCAATAATTGCCCCAGTCAACTCTTTCATGGCTTCGACAGCTGCCTCAAAGGGTCTCATACCCTGCTCTAGTTTGACTGCAACTGCCTCTACTACAATAATGGCATCATCAACGACAATACCGATCGCCAGAACGAAACCAAATAAGGTCAGTGTATTAATCTGAAATCCTAAAACCAAAAGGGCTGCACATGTCCCAACCAAAGAGACGGGGATCGCAACAGTGGGAATGATCGTGGTACGCCAGTCTTGCAAAAAGACGAAAATTACCAAGACCACTAGGACAATTGCCTCAACCAGAGTATGTAAAACTTCTTCTAAAGAAATTTCTACAAACGGAGTGGTATCAAATGCCAGCTGTGCTTTTAGTCCAGGTGGAAAACTCTTCTCTAAGATTTTGATCTGCTCTTCAACAGCATGAGCAACGTTGAGGGCATTACTACCGGGAAGTTGATATATCCCCAAACCCACGGCTGCCTTGGGAGCATTTCCGGGGATGGTGAATTTGGCATCAGCGAGATAGCTTTCTGCTCCTAGTTCAACTCTACCAATATCTCTGACCTTAACTAGGGTGCTATTAGTGGTGCTATTAGTGGTGCCATTAGTAGTACCATTAGTAGTGCTATTAGTGCCGCCTTGACTCACCTTCAGCACCATGTCTTCAAATTCAGCCGCATCTTTAAATCGACTGGTTGCCCGTAAAGCAAATTCAAAGCTTTGATTATCTGGTGCTGGTTCCTTACCAATGGCCCCTGCACCCACCTGAATATTTTGTTCTTGCAGGGCAGTTGTCACATCTTGAGGAGTTAGTTGATGTTGGGCAAGCTTGTTGGGATCGAGCCAAAGACGCATGGCATATTTGCGCTCCCCAAAAACCCTGGCACTTCCTACACCAGGAAGGCGTTTGATCTGATCGAAAATATACAGATCGACATAGTTACTGATAAAAATGTTGTCATACTCATTATTGTCTGAGTAAAACCCATAGACCAGAAGGAGACTGCTTGATGCCGTTTCAACGGTGACACCTGTTCGTTGAACAGTGTCTGGCAGTTGAGGTTCAGCAAGTGCTTGTTTGTTTTGAACGTTTACTTGAGCAATATCGCTATTGACATTAGTTGGGAAGGAGACGGTTATATTGCTGGAACCATCATTACCCGTATTAGAAGATATATAAGATACATCTTTAACACCATTAATTTGTCGCTCAATAATGTTGGTGACAGTATTTTCTGTTGTTTGAGCATCCGCACCAGTATTGTTAGAGCTAACGGTGATTTGCACCGGAGCGAGGTCTGGTAGCTGAGAAATGGGAAGGATCGGAATACAGATGCTTCCCAGCAGTAAGATAATGAACGTACAGACCGTAGTTAGGACTGGACGTTTGATGAAGGTATTGACAAACATAAATCCAGGAACAGTTTAATACTGGTTATGGACGGAGTAGCTTGTTATTAATATAAGAATTTATTAAGCCTTAGTGTTAGCGATCGCACAAAATTGGGGATTGGGGATTTTTCAGAAGCCAAGGAGAGCAAGGGAGTGGAGTTCAACAGGTCGCGCCCAGGATTCCCCTCGACAAGCTTGTTGGGGACTGGGGGCAGGGGACTGAGCAAGAAATTCCATTACAGCACTTCCTGCTGCTATGAGGTACAGATACTTGGAATGCTATTAGTAGTCTGTCAAGCTAGTAATGAAAAGTTTGTAGTAAGAACAAAGCGTGCTTAGAAAATCAGGACTTCAGTCCTGACTAGGAACTTTTTTACCCCAGATCAACGATAATTCGATCAATTAGTATACCTCATAACTTCAGTAACTGCTGTAAAATTTGGTTTGGGTCTGAATCCCCATACTTATCTTAAGAGTCCCCTTAGACAGGTAAAGGCGCGATCGCTATTTTTCAGCGAGTCAAAATTAATCGCTAATTCTAGCTAAATTACAATGCAGTTTTCTGCAATCTTACATACATGTTTATGTATATGTGGATGCTAAATCTTGCATATAAAACTGCATAAAAGGTGAATGACTAATTTTTATACTTTTTTTATTATCTATTTTGTGAATGAGTTCGTAACTTTAGTTATAAGCATAATCACACCAACGGGCAAGATACCAAGCTACAAGGGGTTTTACTTCTGCTTGTATTTAGTAAAACCCTGGCTATATTTTCCCAAAAATAATTGAAGTAACTATCTATTTCTGATTCTGAAAAAGAGAAACCTATGTCTAATTTTGTTGGTTCTACTGGTGGTGTTACTAAAACTGGTTCAATTTATGTAGACAGCTTATTATGGGGCACTCGTTGGAAAATTGAAAACGACAATAGAAAAATTACTTATTCGTTTGTTGATAATCAGTCTTGGGATGACACTTTCTATAACGCTGAAAAGAATGCCTATACCAATGCAATAAAAGCCTGGTCAAATGTGGCTAACTTCCAACTAGAGTATTCTGGTTTTAATGATTCTCAAGCTGAGTTAACCTTTCATAGTGTTGATTCTTCTGTTATTGGTGGTGATAGCGTACTAGGTAGAGCATACCCACCAGGACAATCCTCTAACCTTTTTGGGCAAGGAGATGTTCTAATTAACTGGGAATTTTATCAAGACGATCCTGATGCAGAACTCTTAGTTGGTAGCTACTACTATGACACTTTTGTTCACGAAATTGGTCATGCTTTGGGATTAGCCCATCCTCACGATAATGGAGGAAGTTCTTCTATTTTTCCAGGTGTTGAAAACGCTGAAGATGATGGCGATTTGAATCTCAATCAGTTTGTAACGACAATTATGTCTTAC
Protein-coding sequences here:
- a CDS encoding efflux RND transporter permease subunit, giving the protein MFVNTFIKRPVLTTVCTFIILLLGSICIPILPISQLPDLAPVQITVSSNNTGADAQTTENTVTNIIERQINGVKDVSYISSNTGNDGSSNITVSFPTNVNSDIAQVNVQNKQALAEPQLPDTVQRTGVTVETASSSLLLVYGFYSDNNEYDNIFISNYVDLYIFDQIKRLPGVGSARVFGERKYAMRLWLDPNKLAQHQLTPQDVTTALQEQNIQVGAGAIGKEPAPDNQSFEFALRATSRFKDAAEFEDMVLKVSQGGTNSTTNGTTNGTTNSTTNSTLVKVRDIGRVELGAESYLADAKFTIPGNAPKAAVGLGIYQLPGSNALNVAHAVEEQIKILEKSFPPGLKAQLAFDTTPFVEISLEEVLHTLVEAIVLVVLVIFVFLQDWRTTIIPTVAIPVSLVGTCAALLVLGFQINTLTLFGFVLAIGIVVDDAIIVVEAVAVKLEQGMRPFEAAVEAMKELTGAIIATSLVLMAVFIPVAFIPGTTGIVYKQFALTVACSIAISTFNALTFSPSMAAILMRPAQTPRGPLGWFFTQFNRGFSWFTRRYVGFVSYLTHIKPIVIGVFITGLVATVLMYRAVPTGFIPEEDQGYFFVVVQGPDGVSLKYTESVMNKVVKEVTSAPEVRASFMISGFGFDGNASNLGIAFANLKPWKERTKESESVYGILQRLNQKLSAITEARAIAVNAPPVRGLSSTGGFEFIIQDKTGSAPIQTLVDTAQKFIAAANKKPVLQRVFTQFTADTPQFDIQVNRNQAKALNVELNDIFGTLQSYLGSQYVNDFVQGQRQYRVYVQADGVFRSNPDDIGKLYVRSASGAMIPLSNLVTVTPFVGPKTISHYNLYRSIKVQGAPAPGSSSGEAIKAMEQVAAEVLPQGFGYEWTGTYLQEKTSGGSTGLIFALAIVIVFLVLSAQYESYVDPIIILLTVPLAVLGAMTAIWLRSNIFMADSLFPKVVDDIYCQVGLVTLIGLAAKNAILVVEFANQLHEQGMSYTRAAVKAGEERLRPILMTSFAALLGFLPLVISQGAGASSRWSLGTALFGGLLLATFLSLFLVPILYILVKTLAQAIFSRKRSGGSKPPDSPDGTSASEHRALPSGSSLPEAQLRSQQDGIT
- a CDS encoding DUF6918 family protein, which encodes MGLNEGLSNPTKKAMVIDECCNMIEVQLASKSGMSGIALKTAFAALKGVKPGYIPYVVEQILPQCFTALDPIWSEGVEKGDPIGHLSKNRSHTADALLSVTDARVKNAKRQIVRGTYEKFRGSAKKHVEEAVPDFAKVIDNYTKV